In a single window of the Agrobacterium vitis genome:
- a CDS encoding alpha/beta fold hydrolase translates to MDSVLHAVDGNPIPDNHHAGFFTSYDGLRLRYAIFKSDISPAKGTVVLVHGRSESIEKYFETIRDLTAAGLWVATFDLRGQGLSDWTLLQNSLKSRGDKEKRWGHVRRFSDYEQDLELFLEQVVLPDCRLPFSMIAHSTGGLIALAAAPRLSGRISRLVLSAPFVGLHGEALSAAKVFALARLASTLGLGNRPLSAASKPHTFATNVLTSDAVRFDRNMAIFAAVPELSISAPSARWLHECAKAIRRVNDPAHLTGITIPTLLLAPMLDGVVPFSAQEHLARHFRAAQLLSIPGARHEVLQEQDRYREQALAAIHAFIPGSDPMQIDGEAELVGL, encoded by the coding sequence ATGGATAGCGTGCTTCATGCCGTGGACGGCAATCCCATTCCCGACAATCATCACGCCGGTTTCTTCACCAGCTACGATGGCCTTCGCCTGCGCTATGCGATTTTCAAGAGCGATATCAGCCCGGCCAAGGGCACGGTGGTGCTGGTGCATGGCCGCAGCGAATCCATCGAGAAATATTTCGAAACCATCCGCGACCTGACCGCAGCGGGCCTTTGGGTCGCCACCTTCGACCTGCGCGGCCAGGGCCTGTCCGACTGGACACTGCTGCAAAACTCCTTGAAATCCAGAGGGGATAAGGAAAAACGCTGGGGCCATGTGCGGCGCTTTTCCGATTATGAGCAGGATCTGGAGCTGTTCCTGGAACAGGTCGTGCTGCCGGATTGCCGTCTGCCATTTTCGATGATTGCCCATTCCACCGGCGGATTGATCGCGCTAGCTGCAGCACCACGGCTGTCCGGGCGCATTTCGCGGCTGGTCCTGTCTGCCCCCTTTGTCGGTCTGCATGGCGAAGCCCTGTCGGCAGCAAAAGTGTTCGCGCTGGCGCGGCTGGCCTCAACGCTCGGGCTTGGCAATCGGCCTTTGTCTGCGGCCAGCAAGCCGCACACCTTCGCCACCAATGTCCTGACCTCGGATGCCGTCCGCTTCGACCGCAATATGGCGATTTTTGCCGCCGTGCCGGAACTGTCGATCAGTGCGCCTTCGGCCCGCTGGCTGCATGAATGCGCAAAAGCCATCCGGCGGGTCAACGATCCCGCTCATCTGACTGGGATCACCATCCCTACCCTGTTGCTTGCCCCGATGCTGGACGGCGTCGTGCCCTTCAGTGCGCAGGAACATCTGGCCCGGCATTTCCGCGCCGCGCAATTGCTGTCCATTCCCGGCGCCCGTCATGAAGTGTTGCAGGAACAGGACCGCTACCGCGAACAGGCGCTGGCCGCCATCCATGCCTTCATTCCCGGCAGCGACCCGATGCAGATCGACGGCGAGGCAGAACTCGTCGGTCTTTGA